The genomic window GACCCAAGTTTATTTGAAGGAGCCGCTGAGGGCTACGCTCAATATAGAACTAAATACCCACCTGTTGTATTCGACAAATTAACCGAAATATTTAATCTCAATGGTCAAGGACGACTCCTTGATTTGGGTACTGGGCCAGGATTAATTTCAATTCCTCTGCGAACCAAATTTGAGGAAGTTGTTGCGATCGATCCCGATCCCGATATGATTGCAGAAGCTAAACGGCAAGCAGCAGCAGTAGGAGCAAGTAATATTACTTGGTTAGAACAAGGAGCAGAGTTAATCAACTCTAGTTTAGGAACATTTAAGTTAGCCACTATTGGTAGAGCCTTCCACTGGATGGAACGCGAATTAGTACTTGAGAGCCTTTATAAATTGCTTACTGATGATGGTGGACTAGCACTGCTTCAGACTGGTGACAACCCTTGGGAAAGCAATCTACCTTGGAAACAAGCTGCTGTTGGAGTAGTGAAGAAATGGTTAGGTGATGAGCGACGGACTGGACAACGAGGACAAGGCATTCGTAAGCCAGTCGATCCTCCCCATGAAGTCGTAATTGCCAATTCGGCTTTTGTTCGTCAAGAAGTCTATGAAGTGCCATTTGAAAAATCTTGGACTCTCGATAGCTATCTCGGCTACTTATACACTACAGCATTCTCTCTCAAAATTTTCTATGGCGAGAACGCCCCAGCATTTGAAACGGATCTTAGAGAAGCGCTACTAGCAGTTGAGCCGTCTGGACATTTTACAGAAGAACTCAAAGCTACAATCCTAGTCGCTTGGAAGCACTAGCAAAATTGAACACGAACAAGACAGAGTTTCACTCACAAATTTCAATCTTCCACTAGCACAACATTGGAGTGGGCCTTTCTCACTCCACTTCCTAAATTTTTCCCTCCTAACTGTTAAGTTTTCAATTCATCAAGTCGTTGTAGGGTGGGTTATATCCACTCTATTTCCTAACTTCAGATATTACAAAAAATTATTTTACTTATGAAAAATTTGTCTCTGATGACGCATATGCATTATACAAGTGAGTTTAACCAAAAAAACTGTTCTAGCTGTTTGCAATCAACAGTGTTTTGTAGTTTGTTTGATTTGCTTCTAATAGATGTACATCAATTAATAACAACAGTTTTAAGTGATATACATCACTTAAAACTGCGATTTTTTGATAGATGTTAAAAAAAATACTTAATTAATCTGATTTTCAATTAAATTAATAAATAATAGTTTTTTGGGTTATTTAACTTGCAATTAATCATAATTGTTCTGACCACCTAGAAGGGAATAAATAAAACAACTCATGCCATCTTTAAAAGCAAAGTTTGAATTCAGGAAAAGCCAGAGAACAACACGTCGTTCCTTCTTGTTTGCTCTGGGCTATTGCATAATGCTATCGACGGTTCTATCGAGTTGTAGTGAAGCAAAGAATAACACTCAGCAGTCAGCAGCTTCCCCTGAGTCGGTAGCTTCATCTAGCACTACAGAGAAGTCAACTGAGAAGCAAGTAGTACGGATTGTCCGTTCAAAACAACTTACCGCTCTAGCAGTTTTAGAAAAGCAGGGTTCCTTGGAAAAGCGATTAGAGCCTCTAGGTTTTAAAGTACAGTGGGCTGAGTTTGCGGCTGGCCCACAACAGCTAGAAGCGCTGAATGCAAATGGATTGGATATCGCATCTACAGCCGAATCGCCTCCTGTATTTTCACAAGCAGCAGGAGCGCCTCTTGTTTATCTAGCTAATACACATCCTAGTGGGAAATCTATCTCACTTTTAGTTCCTGTAAATTCTCCGATTAAAACTGTTAGCGATTTGAAGGGCAAAAAAGTAGCTTTTCAGAAAGCTTCCATTGGTCACTACTTATTAGTTAAAGCATTAGAAGACGCGGGACTGAAACTGAGCGATGTCAAATCAGTTTTTCTAACGCCGCCAGACGCAAATGCGGCATTTAGTCAGAACAAGGTGGATGCTTGGTATATTTGGGAGCCATTCGCCACTAGAAATGTACAAAATAAAATCGCTCGTGTTTTAGCAGATGGTGGTAAGTTGCGGGATACTGGCAACTTTTACTCAACCTCACGCCAGTTTTATCAGGCTCATCCTGACGTGATCAAAGTGTTTCTAGAGGAGCTAGAAAAGGCAGAAATCTGGACTAAGGATCATCCCAAAGAAGTAGCACAACTACTCGCTCCTGTAACTCAACTAGATCCACCGACTCTAGAAATAATGCATGATAAATATGACTATGGGCTAGTACCAATTACCGAGAAAACTATTATCAAGCAACAGCAAGTTGCAGACAAGTGGTATAGCTTAGGACTTATCCCCAAGAAGGTGAATGTTAGAGACG from Nostoc sp. UHCC 0926 includes these protein-coding regions:
- a CDS encoding class I SAM-dependent methyltransferase, translated to MTQLKTLPTYDPSLFEGAAEGYAQYRTKYPPVVFDKLTEIFNLNGQGRLLDLGTGPGLISIPLRTKFEEVVAIDPDPDMIAEAKRQAAAVGASNITWLEQGAELINSSLGTFKLATIGRAFHWMERELVLESLYKLLTDDGGLALLQTGDNPWESNLPWKQAAVGVVKKWLGDERRTGQRGQGIRKPVDPPHEVVIANSAFVRQEVYEVPFEKSWTLDSYLGYLYTTAFSLKIFYGENAPAFETDLREALLAVEPSGHFTEELKATILVAWKH
- a CDS encoding aliphatic sulfonate ABC transporter substrate-binding protein; this translates as MPSLKAKFEFRKSQRTTRRSFLFALGYCIMLSTVLSSCSEAKNNTQQSAASPESVASSSTTEKSTEKQVVRIVRSKQLTALAVLEKQGSLEKRLEPLGFKVQWAEFAAGPQQLEALNANGLDIASTAESPPVFSQAAGAPLVYLANTHPSGKSISLLVPVNSPIKTVSDLKGKKVAFQKASIGHYLLVKALEDAGLKLSDVKSVFLTPPDANAAFSQNKVDAWYIWEPFATRNVQNKIARVLADGGKLRDTGNFYSTSRQFYQAHPDVIKVFLEELEKAEIWTKDHPKEVAQLLAPVTQLDPPTLEIMHDKYDYGLVPITEKTIIKQQQVADKWYSLGLIPKKVNVRDGFLTPEEYAKITPSEVLANK